In a single window of the Montipora capricornis isolate CH-2021 chromosome 11, ASM3666992v2, whole genome shotgun sequence genome:
- the LOC138024971 gene encoding trimeric intracellular cation channel type 1B.1-like isoform X1, producing the protein MDQFYSVFKSYATQFAEIPLFPLLQCVHFTIVNLKLRMEEGSLSFVYAHPMSSWVSSFLSCFAGTTVANFLLGNSLILPLLDVQQIAIMTLIWYLVFCCPLDLFTKIFTLKPFWIVLLVLKEAHRAKNILKGVELAMPLYPDAWLVMVATGTAKGAGSRLIRPVVKFVQGKLEPANEALYPSFVTKLSIVGSILVIMVQKGILQLSTSEVLLCIACIGSLLQVIMYLSSASDPFVFWRRLWRLYCLENQRKRPTLQMPRRRKSKVCSEMAIATETLTVSIKWFHSGIYWAKISHDTNGSWAIQSNTFDAY; encoded by the exons ATGGATCAGTTCTACAGTGTTTTTAAGTCATATGCAACTCAATTTGCTGAGATTCCCTTGTTCCCTTTGCTACAATGTGTTCACTTTACGATTGTGAATTTGAAACTAAGGATGGAAGAAG GTTCATTGTCGTTTGTATATGCACATCCAATGTCTAGCTGGGTCTCAAGCttcctttcttgttttgctgGTACAACTGTTGCAAACTTTCTATTAGGAAACTCCCTTATTCTCCCGTTATTGGACGTTCAACAGATTGCAATTATGACCCTTATTTG GTATCTGGTCTTTTGTTGTCCATTGGATCTCTTCACCAAGATATTTACGCTGAAGCCTTTTTGG ATTGTACTGCTGGTACTGAAAGAAGCCCACAGAGCCAAGAACATTCTCAAAGGAGTTGAACTGGCTATGCCACTGTACCCTGATGCCTGGCTTGTTATGGTTGCCACTGGAACTGCAAAAG GGGCAGGAAGCAGGTTGATAAGACCAGTGGTGAAATTCGTGCAAGGAAAACTGGAACCTGCAAATGAAGCCCTTTACCCATCATT CGTCACCAAACTATCCATTGTAGGCAGCATCCTTGTGATTATGGTTCAAAAAGGCATCTTACAGTTATCCACATCTGAAGTTCTTCTATGCATTGCTTGTATTGGGTCGCTTCTACAGGTTATTATGTACCTAAGCAGCGCAAGCGATCCCTTTGTATTCTGGAGAAGGCTGTGGCGGCTGTATTGTTTAGAGAACCAAAGGAAAAGGCCAACACTTCAGATgccaagaagaagaaagagTAAAGTGTGTTCAGAAATGGCCATAGCTACAGAGACCCTGACCGTATCCATTAAGTGGTTTCATTCCGGGATATATTGGGCGAAGATTTCGCATGACACAAACGGCAGCTGGGCAATTCAATCTAATACATTCGACGCTTATTGA
- the LOC138024970 gene encoding probable rRNA-processing protein EBP2: protein MGFTSTTVSNGIEYYLLHEAFSFARPSSLRNDPNKMADFEDEFEESDSGLSDDELQKDFASGKLKAGLNIKLHPQSARVPHNNVAGMKQKLEQISQNLDWIERMDITVESQQIEEGGTLKTTAAPTPNSEKSIHDDFQREMRFYKQAQVAMRKGLNKLKQLGIPSKRPEDYFAEMLKTDDHMQRVRGRLLSKQQAMERSEKAKKQREMKKFGKKVQREVLQKRQQEKKAMMEAVKGIKKGGKQSAHPDLAGDKDEFQIQTERGSSSIMQGKVVKRGRSAKRKGKDAKFGLGGKKSGMKRNTTQSFSDVSSFNSAKHSKMPRAKAGKMGKKRKNVRPGKSRRKRMKK from the exons ATGGGATTTACAAGTACTACTGTAAGTAATGGTATAGAGTATTACCTTTTACATGAGGCATTTTCATTCGCTCGACCCAGTTCTTTACGAAACGAcccaaacaagatggcggacttCGAGGATGAATTTGAGGAAAGTGACTCTGGTTTATCAGATGACGAG CTTCAAAAAGATTTTGCAAGCGGCAAACTTAAAGCTGGCTTAAATATAAAGCTCCATCCACAGAGTGCACGTGTTCCGCATAACAATGTT GCTGGTATGAAGCAAAAACTGGAGCAAATTTCCCAAAACCTTGACTGGATCGAAAGAATGGACATTACTGTAGAAAGTCAACAGATTGAGGAAGGAGGAACTTTGAAGACAACTGCAGCACCTACACCAAACAGTGAGAAAAGCATTCATGATGACTTTCAAAGAGAAATGAGATT CTACAAGCAAGCCCAAGTAGCAATGAGGAAAGGTCTTAACAAACTGAAACAGCTGGGTATACCATCAAAGCGACCTGAGGACTACTTTGCAGAGATGCTGAAAACAGATGATCACATGCAAAGG GTGAGAGGAAGATTACTGAGTAAGCAGCAAGCAATGGAGAGATCagagaaagcaaagaaacagAGAGAAATGAAGAAGTTTGGCAAAAAG GTTCAACGTGAAGTTTTGCAGAAAAGGcaacaggaaaagaaagcaATGATGGAGGCTGTGAAGGGCATCAAGAAGG GAGGAAAACAGTCTGCACATCCAGATTTAGCAGGAGACAAAGATGAATTTCAAATTCAAACTGAGAGAGGTTCATCTAGCATTATGCAGGGAAAAGTTGTTAAACG TGGCAGGAGTGCCAAGAGGAAAGGCAAG GATGCAAAGTTTGGTCTTGGAGGAAAAAAGAGTGGCATGAAACGAAATACAACGCAAAGTTTTTCAGATGTGAGTTCTTTTAATTCTGCCAAACACAGTAAGATGCCAAGGGCAAAAGCCGGAAAGATG GGTAAGAAGAGAAAGAATGTAAGACCTGGAAAGTCACGGCGGAAACGAATGAAGAAATAA